The stretch of DNA AAAAGTGAAACAGTACTTAATTTGAAAAGTACATTGATTTGAAACTGTTCCAGTGTAGCATACAAATCCTTTTTACATGTAGGTGGAAATCTTTATTTGTCATCCTGCAGGCCATATGTACATTTAATACACTGGCTCGTATACATGGAGGCACACTAGGAGAATGAGAAGGTCTGAATGTTTTTGGAGTAGTGTTTTGTTAGCGTCTTAAtggtttttaccattttttttttccttcttcatcaTTATTAATGATGGCGTGTGGGGTTGAAGTTTAACTCAGAGCACTGGGAGCACTTGATGAGTACAATAATGGCCACAGACATGACTAACACGAGCTCACGCAGCAAAATAGTGTCGGAGATGGGAGGGGGAGTGGAgacgagaagaagagaggggaggggagaggtgATACGTTTCTCTGGGAACAAAGCACAAACAGAGGCTAAGGTGGGAGAAAGAAGTTTGGAAGAGAGGCACTAAAAGCCCCCTGACTGAAACTGACCACTTTGTTTCCTTCTTCATTTAACCTACTCATCAATTAAACCCTGCAATTCGTCAGTCCCATCCTCCCTCGTCTGTCCAGTCATCCAgccacacacactcctctcttCATCCACCGAAGTATCTGCACGGGTTTTCCTCTGTAGTGGTCCTCTGTAGAGTTTGGGGTTTTTCGACAGGTaacaggtggaggtggtggagaagcaggctgcaggctgcaggctgAGCAGGGCCTCTCATTGCTCCTCTAACCAGGAGGGCTTGTCGGCCCCTGGGGGCCTCAACTTTATGTTAAACTGCTTCAGCGTttgctccagctgctgctggttgCCAGCGAAGTACGCCGAGATGGCGttatggaagaggaggagctgcttGTGCATCACCTTAACCTGGGAGACAGACACGGGGGGGACTTGGTTTGTGCAtatcacaaagaaaacacatcaggTCGACCTAGATActtagatattttttaatttacaagcTAAAAAAACTCACCTTATTCTCCTCTAGAAACTTGAGTTTAATGGTCACGTCTGAGCGAAGACGTTCATACTTGTCCTTTTGGACTTGGTATTGTTGCTGAGCAGCATCTATACGGGCCATGGTTACAGCATCCTTGGGCCCCATACTCAGTTCTTCAAGGTCTGTTCGGTAGGCATCAAACTCCAgtctggacacacacaaaagaggaGAGGATATATAGAGATTTGAGGAAAATTTGTAACAGAATCACTTCATCATGGGAATGAAATAGCATAGTTCAGGTATGTACTCAGATCAACTGGCCACAGATCATTATCGGCCGATATGGTACCTAAATAATTTGATCAGCCACTTCTATAACGACCAGATGATTCAAGAATTTTCTGGTGTTTTGTAATGTCTTGGCTGCGGCACCGGAGCTGCACAACGCAGCAGGCCTGTGCCCCCAGAGAAAGAAACCAGAAACCGGCTCCTCGCACGCTGCGTGTGCTGGTGTCAGCAGCCAAGCATCATCCCTCAAAGTGGACAACCGCTTTCGTTTTGgcgcaacaataaaaaaaaaaaaaaaaattaaaaagaaaaaaaaaatacttttgcaGAAGTctacacagctgtttgttgtttcgTCTGCTAACTTACTGGAACTTATTTGTGTCAGAGCTGGTGTTGTGTGCACATTGTACTTCGTTTACTACTTTCTATCAACTTacaatgtataaaaaaacaaacatcacagtGATTTTGTTTAACGTCTTTTCAAAACCTCACTTTGCATATAAATGAGTAAAAGACCTTGTGATTGCCTCGGTCAGTACCACcttttggccacttgggggcagaGGAGACAAGTTGGCAGACGTGTTCTGTTAATATAATTCAGCAGTTATGGAGTAATATTGGTCATTTGGATTCACACTTCTGGccttttgatgaagtcaaataTCTAAATATTACTATATTAAAACATCTGCCTGTTGCAGCCAAAAACAATACTATGAAAGCAGTGAACAAGCTTCTGGCCAGGCAACTACACAATGAGCTAAAACTCACTATAAACGCTGATTATCACATAGTTTACACATTTATTGTCCAGATGAGGAGACTTGATGCAACATGTGCTCACCTTGCATTTTCATACAGCTTGATCGTCATCAGAGTGTCTTCCATTGTCTTGTTGACTAATGTGTTGATGCTGGACACAAAGAAGTTAATGGCACCGAGTAAAGTCTCCCCGTTCTTACACAGCAGCTTCTGAGTCTCTGCATTGTAGCCGAACTCGTCCTGCAAACAAGAACAGCTTTTAAATTGtgtctaaaataaatgaaacgtgTGTATAgcgtcatttaaaaaaaaaaaaaagaaatgtttcatgaTAAAACCCATGTCTCACCCTCAGCTCTGGAGATTTCTGACTGAGGTCAGCGAAGGTGTCGCCCAGCGCATGCTGCGTCTGCACCATGTTGTAGAAATGGTTGGTCAGCGCTCTGGCCAATCGCAGCACGTTCTCGTATTTCCTCTTGGTGTCCCTCAAAACTTCAATCTGAGCCTCCAGCTCCAGGTCCACGGTCCGGGAGCCACGGCCGAAGCGCTCCGAGATCATTTGCTTCGTACACTGAATCACACGGACACATCACCAACGTGATTTAGTTTCTTTATGGCCATCGAACACAGAGCATCAGGGCGAGAAGTGGAACAGCCATTTATCCAGAAAGCAATTTTCGGTCACTTTGAGGAGCCTCACATACCTTGTAAGTGTTGAGACCCCACTTCCTCACTGTTTCTAGCTTTTCCACGGCCACGCCACGGGTCGTTTCTTCCGCCGTCATCgacgagctgctgctgctgtggtgcatGTTGGAACCTGAGAGACgcgcagaaacacacaaagcacgATAAATGACAAAACACCAGCGACGGCTTCGGCGGACGAAGAGGAACACCCAGGTAAGGTTAGACCAAAGAGGAACGTTAAACTACTAGTGCAttgacaaagacaaaagtgGGGACGTTTTTCCTCAAATCTCTTCTAATATCATCTTCTAAGCTGCGGCCAAGCCTCAAACCGCTGCAGCACACGTACAGGAGAGACAGTCAGTCAGAGAGAGAGGACGTAGCAGGAAAATGGAGGTGACAGACATCACATTTTATGAAGCGGtgataaaaggtaaaaaaaactctggaaTACGTTAAAGCCTAAAATGTGATGAATCAAGGCTGAGGCGCCTCTCGGGTCCTTTCCATCCTCCACAGTACCTTGGCGTTCATAGGACTGGCTTGTTATGTGGCAGATGGCAGAACTGCTTGGGGGAAGGCTACTTCGCCTGGCCTTCATACGCAAGTCTGTGACAGTGAATGGGTGATGGGTGAAGTGGGAGGGGGGAGGTATGGGCGAAGGATTGATTTCAGGTGAATATGGATGAATTAGGGTGGGTGTgggagttatttatttattttttttaaaatgatgggAATGGGATCGGGATTTAAAGTGACGATTTTAGgttttaacatttattgaaatTGACAGTGAGCCAAAAAAtgcaaaggggggggggggggggggggcagaaatGACAGACAAAAGGGAGAGAGGCAGAAGAGGAGGGAATCGTGGAAGGACGGTGGAGGACAAACACAGGCAAGATGAAAAGACAACATTTAGTGCATGACAAGCAGAGAACAATGCAGACAAACGAgcaaagaagatgatgatgatgatgaggacagtTTGAATTGTAGGACACAAATAAACTGTTTGGGAAAAGTTTTCCatgaaataacaataagaagaaatgactcatgtttatttattttaatatcttcgCTGTGACTTCTCAGTCACACGGGGACAAACGTGGAGACACTTTGTTTTGCAAGGCAGATTTGGAAATAAGAATTAAGGCTAAAGGAGTGTGCACCCATTACAAGCTGATCTTAAAGGAGAACCCAACcacagagcagaggagcagagtgACACTGACACCGCCCTCCTCTctagtgaaaaagaaaattaagaagAGATGGTTCCAGCCGTCTGAGCAATCAGACACTGGGTATAGAGAGCTACTTTCCAAAATGAGATTTACACCACGCGTGAGGGTCATCGAACATATTACAGATAATGTTCTTGGGTTCCGATCCTTAAAAACAGCATTAACTAGCTTGAGGTTTTTCCGTAAATAAACACGACATCTCATTTTGGATAAAAGCTCTCCATTGTAATGTGAATTTGGTCTCGGCCACCTAAAGATGCAACTGGGATCCTTTTGTTAAACTCGGCATTGTAGCGCACGGCAGggcctgagagagagagagtgggacaAAGATGAACAAACTTTAGTGTTAAATAAGCGCTGAAGTGCGCCTGTTGTTTCCCTATGAAACTGTATATGCGGTATCACGAGGAATAAACTCCCAGACACAGTGTATTAGGTCCATTTATCTTTCAGCTCTGCGGCAACAAAAGGAGCTAACTCAACTTTCTCAGTGCTGCCGTACGAAGTgactattttaaatattttacacgGACAGTCACAAATTTAAGAACTAATTTTGGAGGGAATTCCAGTCggtataaaatgttttaatagcGTGGCTGACAGAAAAGTAGAGATGCACTTGTGGTACCTTCAGTGGGTTTGAAGTTAAACGTGGTCAGTGCCCGGCTCCTCCTACGTCCCggttcattaaaaataaaaaataaaaatgggcaAAGCACTGGAGCAATGGAGGCGATGTGGGTGAATGATGTCTGGAAAGACTAGCTGGCAACCTGAGACAGGACACCTACACCTTGTGTATTCATTCGTTTcaaaatctttattattattttcaaaatgattaTTGTTGGTATAATTCAATACTCTGTTAGTCTCTACAatttacagaggaaaaaatagaatagatGTAAAGAGAGATCTTGGGGTAGAATATTGACCCACAATGGGAATAAAAAGAGgtttattaaaacttaaatctTGAGCTTCTCTAATGTGGAAGAGAATGGAAATAATGGAGATTTACTCTGTGCCCTTAGTCGTGTATTAATTTAATCACATATCATTTAAACAAGTGAGTTACATAAAGATGCTgcatactgcaaaaaaaaaaaaaaaaaatgccttaatCAACCTTTCTCCTAAAATATTTTCAACCTGGTGACAATCCACCAACCACCTGCACAGCTGACTAGTGGATAACTTCACATTCTTGTGGACACGTGGCAGATGTGTCAGGTCTGTACCTTTGATTGAGCTGGTGGGGATAATTCCCTCTGCTGTTCCTCCATAGCCCCCAGACACGATGCTGGTCTCGTTCAGGTTGGGACCTGACACCATCACCTGCTGAAGGTCCTGCAAAGTGCGTAAATAAAAACAgcgcaacaaaaaaaagggaaggatAGAGGGTTTTGTGGGTTTGGAGTGGGTCGGGGTGGGGGTATGAAGACAGGAGATTATGACTTGACTGTTAAATTACGACAAAAGACTGTATGTTATAAACCTATTCACACTACTGGGTCAATCACTactaaggaaggaaggaaggaaggaaggaagctagGAGAACTTGGGGGAAGGACAGGAAATACATGAATAACGTGTCAATAATTAACCTGGCTGAGCCAGATCTCCTACCATTTTGTTCCTGAGAGTAAGAAGGACTTTTAGTCACAGTTTACACAGACTCAGACCGTAACCAAGGAGTGACTTCAACAAACTATGCTGAAGGGAATACACAAATAAACCATTTTGTCCACTTAAAATAATCACTATCGACGGCCTGGCTGAAGCTGTGGATCATGGGGTGAGGTGTGTTAAGAGCCACACAATcccttcagtgttttctttaatttgactCATTGTTTTTCGTGAACTAGTGGCGGAAAATAAGCAGAACAATGAGAAATGAGGAACATGTTTTACTTTGGAAAACAATAAGTGAGCATAAAATCCTATGACAGACGTTTTTAAATGTTCCAAATACTATAACTATGAGTTACTTTAACTATGAGTGAAGTCTGTCAGGAATCTTAAGTGCACACACAAGTCACTTTGGGAAATCTCTAAGGAGGAAGCGGCAGAAGAATGCCCTCGAAGGGAAGCAGCTACTTCCTTCctgtaaacatacacaaaccGTATGTTTGGTATAAGAGGACGTCAAAAAATTACAACTCCTAAGGTTTTTTTGCGCTGTCGGAGGCCGTGTCAAGTCTCTGCCTCGGGGCTTCGCCTGTTTGTCGATACGGATCCGATAGCGGAGCCTTTCGACTTAATTAGCGGAACACAATCACATTTCTAGGTTGAACTGAAACGCTAGAAAAAGAAGTGACACGACTATACATCCACAATACAGCATTAGTAGCACATGATGATTATTAACATGacacaaggttttattttatcaccCGACACCCaccaccaaaaaacacacacacacacacacacacacacacacacagaatctaGGCTACATGAGCCCACTCAACACTACACACTAGATGACTTTAAACCTAATAATCTATTGGAGTCAGGTTGTTATGTTGAGCTATTTATTAACACAATTCAATATGAGGGTTATCTATCACAACACCTGGTTAGTAGGGAGGTTAACAAGCTGCACGGTGAGTTGCAATGAGAATTACACGTTCAGTATTTTGTGTGACGAACCAACAATACAAGGCAATTTAAATCCCCCTTAAAGTCAAACCTCTGAGAAGTGCTACACACCAACCACATACACGCAAATGCACAAATGGCCTGCTCACCCTGGTGCCTCTGGAGCTCCCTACCTTCTCATCTAAGCTCCACTGCAGCTTTGCAGCCTGCacagacatggagacatggaggaggagggagggagggagggggagggagggggttcgacaaacacaacaagaacataaaaagaaacaaacagaaaaaggaaaggagacaaaaaaaagaataatccATGACTGAAATCATTAAACAAGGCAAAAACGATGAAAAAGAAATcccagagaaataaataaaaatcatcgtAATGTCCACAGAGAGCAGTGATGCAGGATGGAGAGCAGTGACGAGGGATTTCGACAGCGGGTCGGGAGCTCGTCATTTGTCTGGTTCAGGTTAAAATTTCGAGTGGATCGTCTCGTCCACGGGGGCATGCTTTTCATTTCCAATGTGTTACAGCGGCTTTGCACCTTTGCTGCGTTCGCTGCCGCTATCCGGCAAAAGAAAAGGCTGATTGAGAAATCAATGTGTTTATTCAAAAGACACGGACATTAAAGGTGATTCAACATTAAGGGGAAACAATCAAGAGGGAactgtgaacacacaaacatccataTATCGAGCATCCAAACTCCACGTTTTGACAGTTCTCTACTGTATCATGCTAGTTGCTTATTTTCTGCAGACACTAAACCAACAgcagtttctaaaaaaaaaaaaaaaaaaagtctgttttatCTCCGCGTTCTCCTTCATCCTGTCAGTGTGCCTTCTTATTTTAAAGGCCTGCCTTGTGTTGTGGCATCTGTTCgatgtgggaggaagctgacGCAGACGCTGACCCCTCCCTGGACGCTTTGTTTACACAGCGTTTGTTTTCTGGAGATGAAGGAAACTACTGCGAGGCCTGCTATGGCACCATGGATGAAGAAACCTCTTCTGAAGTCGCTGCAAAAACACTCAGGACATGTATCTTCTATTTATATACTCATAAGGACAAGAAAATCACCTTTAGGAAATTAGCGTACAGGCTTCTCAAAGTAAACAGCGCTGAGACGCTGATGCATTCGAGCCATTTGCCAGGACGCTGCTGGCAGTCAGTCCTCTCTCTCAGTCACAGTCAAGCTGCCAGTCACCATCTCTGTTCTGACGCCACGACAACCGAAAGCAGActtctgctccctctctctcaacCTGCCAATCTTCATCTCTCCGAGCTCGGGGGCTACGCGCGCTGCCGGGAGCTTTAAACCCAGAGCTGCACAGCAGATATCAATCTGATTTCAGAAAAGGCTTTCCACCCAAGGACAAAGCGCCGCCAGCTTCAGATTAATTGCGGAGTTGCCATGACGACCGGTTAATATCCAGAACTAAACGGTGCAGCTGAACACTTCTCATACATAAACACGTTCGGG from Mugil cephalus isolate CIBA_MC_2020 chromosome 15, CIBA_Mcephalus_1.1, whole genome shotgun sequence encodes:
- the arfip2b gene encoding arfaptin-2b isoform X5 gives rise to the protein MTDSIMSKAATMEIPINSNGDTGTLPEDDSLEQAAKLQWSLDEKDLQQVMVSGPNLNETSIVSGGYGGTAEGIIPTSSIKGSNMHHSSSSSSMTAEETTRGVAVEKLETVRKWGLNTYKCTKQMISERFGRGSRTVDLELEAQIEVLRDTKRKYENVLRLARALTNHFYNMVQTQHALGDTFADLSQKSPELRDEFGYNAETQKLLCKNGETLLGAINFFVSSINTLVNKTMEDTLMTIKLYENARLEFDAYRTDLEELSMGPKDAVTMARIDAAQQQYQVQKDKYERLRSDVTIKLKFLEENKVKVMHKQLLLFHNAISAYFAGNQQQLEQTLKQFNIKLRPPGADKPSWLEEQ
- the arfip2b gene encoding arfaptin-2b isoform X6, translated to MTDSIMSKAATMEIPINSNGDTGTLPEDDSLEQDLQQVMVSGPNLNETSIVSGGYGGTAEGIIPTSSIKGSNMHHSSSSSSMTAEETTRGVAVEKLETVRKWGLNTYKCTKQMISERFGRGSRTVDLELEAQIEVLRDTKRKYENVLRLARALTNHFYNMVQTQHALGDTFADLSQKSPELRDEFGYNAETQKLLCKNGETLLGAINFFVSSINTLVNKTMEDTLMTIKLYENARLEFDAYRTDLEELSMGPKDAVTMARIDAAQQQYQVQKDKYERLRSDVTIKLKFLEENKVKVMHKQLLLFHNAISAYFAGNQQQLEQTLKQFNIKLRPPGADKPSWLEEQ
- the arfip2b gene encoding arfaptin-2b isoform X2, which codes for MTDSIMSKAATMEIPINSNGDTGTLPEDDSLEQAAKLQWSLDEKDLQQVMVSGPNLNETSIVSGGYGGTAEGIIPTSSIKGPAVRYNAEFNKRIPVASLGSNMHHSSSSSSMTAEETTRGVAVEKLETVRKWGLNTYKCTKQMISERFGRGSRTVDLELEAQIEVLRDTKRKYENVLRLARALTNHFYNMVQTQHALGDTFADLSQKSPELRDEFGYNAETQKLLCKNGETLLGAINFFVSSINTLVNKTMEDTLMTIKLYENARLEFDAYRTDLEELSMGPKDAVTMARIDAAQQQYQVQKDKYERLRSDVTIKLKFLEENKVKVMHKQLLLFHNAISAYFAGNQQQLEQTLKQFNIKLRPPGADKPSWLEEQ
- the arfip2b gene encoding arfaptin-2b isoform X3, producing MTDSIMSKAATMEIPINSNGDTGTLPEDDSLEQAAKLQWSLDEKVGSSRGTRDLQQVMVSGPNLNETSIVSGGYGGTAEGIIPTSSIKGSNMHHSSSSSSMTAEETTRGVAVEKLETVRKWGLNTYKCTKQMISERFGRGSRTVDLELEAQIEVLRDTKRKYENVLRLARALTNHFYNMVQTQHALGDTFADLSQKSPELRDEFGYNAETQKLLCKNGETLLGAINFFVSSINTLVNKTMEDTLMTIKLYENARLEFDAYRTDLEELSMGPKDAVTMARIDAAQQQYQVQKDKYERLRSDVTIKLKFLEENKVKVMHKQLLLFHNAISAYFAGNQQQLEQTLKQFNIKLRPPGADKPSWLEEQ
- the arfip2b gene encoding arfaptin-2b isoform X4, with amino-acid sequence MTDSIMSKAATMEIPINSNGDTGTLPEDDSLEQDLQQVMVSGPNLNETSIVSGGYGGTAEGIIPTSSIKGPAVRYNAEFNKRIPVASLGSNMHHSSSSSSMTAEETTRGVAVEKLETVRKWGLNTYKCTKQMISERFGRGSRTVDLELEAQIEVLRDTKRKYENVLRLARALTNHFYNMVQTQHALGDTFADLSQKSPELRDEFGYNAETQKLLCKNGETLLGAINFFVSSINTLVNKTMEDTLMTIKLYENARLEFDAYRTDLEELSMGPKDAVTMARIDAAQQQYQVQKDKYERLRSDVTIKLKFLEENKVKVMHKQLLLFHNAISAYFAGNQQQLEQTLKQFNIKLRPPGADKPSWLEEQ
- the arfip2b gene encoding arfaptin-2b isoform X1, whose product is MTDSIMSKAATMEIPINSNGDTGTLPEDDSLEQAAKLQWSLDEKVGSSRGTRDLQQVMVSGPNLNETSIVSGGYGGTAEGIIPTSSIKGPAVRYNAEFNKRIPVASLGSNMHHSSSSSSMTAEETTRGVAVEKLETVRKWGLNTYKCTKQMISERFGRGSRTVDLELEAQIEVLRDTKRKYENVLRLARALTNHFYNMVQTQHALGDTFADLSQKSPELRDEFGYNAETQKLLCKNGETLLGAINFFVSSINTLVNKTMEDTLMTIKLYENARLEFDAYRTDLEELSMGPKDAVTMARIDAAQQQYQVQKDKYERLRSDVTIKLKFLEENKVKVMHKQLLLFHNAISAYFAGNQQQLEQTLKQFNIKLRPPGADKPSWLEEQ